One region of Intestinimonas massiliensis (ex Afouda et al. 2020) genomic DNA includes:
- the rbr gene encoding rubrerythrin, producing the protein MELKGSKTEANLWKAFAGESMARNKYTYFASKARKEGYEQIAAIFEETAGNEKEHAKLWFKALSGIGDTAANLIAAAEGEHEEWTEMYKEMSETAREEGFHALADAFAAVGKIEKSHEERYMKLAENLSNSEVFKRADIKVWYCRNCGHLEYGLEAPAVCPVCGHPQAYFEIHADNY; encoded by the coding sequence ATGGAACTGAAGGGGAGCAAGACGGAGGCCAATCTCTGGAAGGCATTTGCCGGGGAGTCCATGGCCCGCAATAAGTACACCTACTTTGCCAGCAAGGCCCGCAAGGAGGGCTATGAGCAGATCGCGGCCATCTTCGAGGAAACCGCCGGCAATGAGAAGGAGCACGCCAAGCTGTGGTTCAAGGCGCTCAGCGGCATCGGCGACACCGCAGCCAACCTGATCGCCGCCGCCGAGGGCGAGCACGAAGAGTGGACCGAGATGTATAAGGAGATGTCCGAGACCGCCCGGGAGGAGGGCTTCCACGCTCTGGCCGACGCCTTCGCCGCCGTGGGCAAGATCGAGAAGAGCCACGAGGAGCGCTACATGAAGCTGGCCGAGAACCTCTCCAACAGCGAGGTCTTCAAGCGGGCCGACATCAAGGTCTGGTACTGCCGCAACTGCGGCCATCTGGAGTACGGTCTGGAGGCTCCCGCCGTGTGCCCCGTCTGCGGCCATCCCCAGGCTTACTTCGAGATCCACGCCGACAACTACTAA
- a CDS encoding desulfoferrodoxin family protein, whose product MELKLYRCAHCGNVAFKLVDKGVPLFCCGQKMDELVPNTTDGALEKHVPAVSRDGKEVSVQVGSVIHPMLEEHYIQIIAAAAGDTVTFKLPKPGDEPVLKVSSEAPVTAYELCNLHGFWKGNE is encoded by the coding sequence ATGGAACTGAAATTGTATCGGTGCGCCCATTGCGGCAACGTGGCGTTCAAGCTGGTAGACAAGGGCGTGCCCCTGTTCTGCTGCGGTCAGAAGATGGATGAGCTGGTGCCCAACACCACCGACGGCGCGCTGGAGAAGCACGTCCCCGCCGTCAGCCGCGACGGCAAGGAAGTCTCCGTCCAGGTCGGCTCCGTCATCCACCCCATGCTGGAGGAGCACTACATCCAGATCATCGCCGCTGCCGCCGGCGACACCGTCACCTTCAAGCTGCCCAAGCCCGGCGACGAGCCCGTGCTCAAGGTGAGCTCCGAGGCTCCCGTCACCGCCTATGAGCTGTGCAATCTCCACGGCTTCTGGAAGGGCAACGAGTAA
- a CDS encoding Fur family transcriptional regulator codes for MKGKRYSRQRELIYQTLMATDQHPTAEMIYNWLKPENPSLSLGTVYRNLNLLADEGSITRMAFPVERYDANIRPHPHFQCRGCGHVYDLEGLPYDRELDERISAASGHKVERHELVFSGICVHCTKRH; via the coding sequence ATGAAGGGCAAGCGATACTCCCGCCAGCGGGAGCTCATTTATCAGACCCTGATGGCGACAGACCAGCACCCCACCGCGGAAATGATCTACAACTGGCTGAAGCCGGAAAACCCCAGCCTGAGTTTGGGAACGGTCTATCGGAACCTCAATCTGCTGGCGGACGAGGGCAGCATTACCCGAATGGCCTTCCCAGTGGAGCGCTATGACGCCAACATCCGGCCCCACCCTCATTTTCAATGCCGCGGCTGCGGCCATGTGTACGATCTGGAGGGCCTGCCCTATGACCGGGAGCTGGACGAACGGATCTCCGCCGCCAGCGGGCACAAGGTCGAGCGGCACGAGCTGGTGTTCAGCGGGATTTGCGTTCACTGCACGAAAAGGCATTGA
- a CDS encoding WG repeat-containing protein, protein MPPPPSTSAETEPCVVYTDWSKLTPYVPEDRESLYTRRYESFTDRLIPAGDYGQLLPYRGARLDRRNADEWGFSGGQELWGLCNAEGELITDPVFHSVYQAGWWDYDTDGRGTLPLLILGAVREENGEWVNRYALADDQGRWVTEFRYQYCSAVGPHGIVALEDTGECVLISPEGEVVEPFGSIGRLYSSTDELTGQPYFWKSTDENPGEVLLLDEDGRVLATSGALYGGLLQTGRYGEDCYGYLRPDGAWVFRYVRKGDGDI, encoded by the coding sequence ATGCCGCCGCCCCCCTCCACCTCTGCGGAAACGGAGCCCTGCGTGGTTTACACCGACTGGTCCAAGCTGACCCCCTACGTGCCGGAGGACCGGGAGAGCCTCTACACCCGCCGGTATGAGAGTTTTACCGACCGGCTGATCCCCGCCGGGGATTATGGGCAGCTTTTGCCCTACCGGGGGGCCAGGCTGGACCGCCGAAACGCAGACGAGTGGGGATTTTCCGGCGGGCAGGAGCTGTGGGGCCTCTGCAATGCGGAGGGCGAGCTCATTACCGACCCGGTGTTTCATTCGGTCTATCAGGCCGGCTGGTGGGACTATGACACGGACGGCCGGGGGACCCTGCCCCTGCTGATCCTGGGCGCTGTGAGGGAAGAGAATGGGGAATGGGTAAACCGGTACGCTCTGGCCGACGATCAGGGCCGGTGGGTCACGGAGTTCCGGTACCAATACTGCTCTGCGGTGGGCCCCCATGGGATAGTGGCCCTGGAGGATACCGGCGAGTGTGTGCTGATCTCCCCGGAGGGGGAGGTGGTGGAGCCCTTCGGCTCGATAGGGAGGCTCTACAGTTCCACGGACGAATTGACCGGCCAACCGTATTTCTGGAAGAGTACCGATGAGAATCCCGGGGAAGTCCTGCTTTTGGACGAGGACGGCCGGGTGCTGGCAACCTCCGGAGCTCTGTACGGCGGATTGCTCCAGACGGGACGTTATGGCGAGGACTGCTATGGCTACCTGCGCCCCGACGGCGCCTGGGTCTTCCGCTATGTCAGGAAGGGCGACGGGGATATCTGA
- a CDS encoding WG repeat-containing protein, whose amino-acid sequence MMKKWMPFVCALALLAGCAGTPQETPAPAASPSPPSVRVQTDWSKLEPKAEGHVPLYTRRYENWTDRLIPADDYGKLYPFAGEKVPARHRYMGEEDEGVPTDIYKYGLVTERGEVVVDPVYDLVGPPCDRYLDGPSFYHPMPDLLLLGVLVEREPDPDVDYDGPVAWVWRYGAAARDGSWVTELVYTDYYAADDHTLLLTRENGETEVWDESGAVRFTIPAESEGGWSPQMCGWSDGMVVNTSYQGEYYYYDAQTGRRLLGPYLSAQPFYEGLAAVQDGRSGLWGYIDKAGAWAIEPMFEQAGNFSQGMALVRVIGSLPALVGRDGRFALEANQGEQIIPCGGDSYGYDVGGREGLWYLHCTAEDGNGMVTVLGAYGGDGAPLAQPAVGERVTTWWGSAVSRMQGNETLFYQNGVAYPLPLAGVVREAAGQYVILQKALSERAYQYALVSLDGTVLAGYGECESLSFYVPPETGRTELRAGFRDGTGDYRDETYELEPSEEGLTYVLEDWGCGYRNADGVWAFCWPWLLLGDVE is encoded by the coding sequence ATGATGAAGAAATGGATGCCGTTTGTGTGTGCGCTGGCCCTGCTGGCCGGATGCGCGGGGACGCCCCAGGAGACCCCTGCGCCCGCGGCCTCCCCGTCTCCCCCCAGCGTGCGGGTCCAGACCGACTGGTCCAAGCTGGAGCCCAAGGCGGAGGGGCACGTCCCACTCTACACCCGGCGGTATGAGAACTGGACGGACCGGCTGATCCCGGCGGACGATTACGGAAAGCTGTACCCCTTCGCCGGGGAGAAGGTCCCCGCCCGGCATCGGTATATGGGGGAGGAGGACGAGGGCGTCCCCACGGACATCTACAAATACGGCCTGGTGACCGAGCGGGGGGAGGTGGTGGTGGACCCGGTGTACGACCTGGTGGGCCCGCCCTGCGACCGCTATCTGGACGGCCCCAGCTTCTACCACCCCATGCCGGACCTGCTGCTGCTGGGGGTCCTGGTGGAGCGGGAGCCCGACCCGGACGTCGACTACGACGGACCTGTGGCCTGGGTGTGGCGGTACGGCGCGGCAGCCCGGGATGGAAGCTGGGTCACAGAGCTGGTCTACACCGACTATTATGCCGCGGACGATCATACGCTGCTGCTCACCCGGGAAAACGGCGAGACCGAGGTGTGGGACGAGAGCGGGGCGGTGCGCTTCACCATCCCGGCCGAGTCGGAGGGGGGCTGGTCCCCTCAAATGTGCGGCTGGTCCGACGGCATGGTGGTGAATACCTCCTACCAGGGGGAGTATTACTATTACGACGCCCAGACCGGCCGGCGGCTTCTGGGCCCCTATCTCTCCGCCCAGCCCTTCTATGAGGGGCTGGCCGCCGTGCAGGATGGCAGGAGCGGTTTGTGGGGCTACATCGACAAGGCCGGCGCCTGGGCCATCGAGCCTATGTTTGAACAGGCGGGAAACTTCTCTCAGGGGATGGCTCTGGTGCGGGTCATCGGCTCCCTGCCCGCCCTGGTGGGCCGGGACGGCAGGTTCGCGCTGGAGGCCAACCAGGGGGAGCAGATCATCCCCTGCGGCGGCGACTCCTATGGTTATGACGTCGGCGGGCGGGAGGGGCTGTGGTACCTCCACTGCACCGCCGAGGACGGAAACGGCATGGTGACGGTGCTGGGAGCCTACGGCGGGGACGGCGCACCGCTGGCACAGCCCGCCGTAGGGGAGCGGGTGACCACCTGGTGGGGCAGCGCCGTGTCCCGCATGCAGGGAAACGAGACTCTGTTTTATCAAAATGGTGTGGCCTATCCCTTGCCTTTGGCGGGGGTGGTGCGGGAGGCGGCAGGGCAATATGTCATCCTGCAGAAGGCGCTGAGTGAGCGGGCGTATCAGTACGCCCTGGTATCTTTGGACGGAACGGTCCTGGCCGGCTACGGCGAGTGCGAATCGCTGTCTTTCTATGTGCCGCCGGAGACGGGCCGGACGGAGCTCCGGGCCGGGTTCCGGGACGGCACGGGAGATTACCGCGATGAGACCTATGAGCTGGAACCGTCGGAGGAGGGGCTCACCTATGTCCTGGAGGACTGGGGCTGCGGCTATCGGAATGCGGACGGCGTCTGGGCTTTTTGCTGGCCCTGGCTGCTTTTGGGGGATGTGGAATGA
- a CDS encoding anti sigma factor C-terminal domain-containing protein yields MRFEELYERYRTGAATAEEAARVEEELAKFRLLTDHVAQHDELDLPEPPTEAEAREYRAVKRRARRSRRETVRLAVAVTCAVLLVGRLLLWPLLNQFFFYNPQRENLEQAMAVYSSLFFPTRSCSGAYAENTGLGRWEVTLQMGDWTGGGRRPARMQGAVHLWDLSFEDAFWEGYCPVNQWKSAGDGGEYAPGQSPAEAAKKLRELPDYTQGVLCLSFDRDLSMAELAGLMDAHPDLRVCWVKVRTLEGDGVLLPPTGFEPDGFIPDTRDGMRERYPWLFPEQHREDADRGAFYENHFKDLLRYMMDQKQTVWELGGAEHDQYQRALDYVETHGVQAQGVFVSGRPADLAALCGEEAVSWASLDSIRLYPDMK; encoded by the coding sequence ATGAGGTTTGAAGAGCTCTACGAGAGATACCGGACGGGGGCGGCCACGGCGGAGGAAGCGGCCCGGGTGGAGGAAGAGCTGGCCAAATTCCGGTTGCTCACCGACCATGTGGCCCAGCATGACGAGCTGGACCTGCCGGAGCCCCCGACAGAGGCCGAAGCGAGGGAGTACCGGGCGGTGAAGCGGCGGGCCCGCCGCAGCCGGAGAGAGACCGTAAGACTGGCGGTGGCCGTCACCTGCGCGGTGCTGCTCGTCGGGCGGCTTCTGCTGTGGCCGCTGCTCAATCAGTTTTTCTTCTACAACCCCCAGCGGGAGAATCTGGAGCAGGCCATGGCGGTCTATTCCTCTCTGTTCTTCCCGACCCGGAGCTGCTCCGGCGCCTATGCCGAGAACACCGGCCTGGGCCGGTGGGAGGTGACCCTCCAGATGGGCGACTGGACCGGAGGCGGCAGACGGCCTGCCCGCATGCAGGGTGCAGTCCATCTGTGGGACCTATCCTTCGAGGACGCCTTTTGGGAGGGGTACTGTCCGGTGAACCAATGGAAGTCCGCGGGGGACGGCGGGGAGTACGCTCCAGGGCAGAGCCCGGCGGAGGCGGCGAAAAAGCTGCGGGAGCTGCCCGACTACACCCAGGGGGTGTTGTGCCTGTCCTTTGACCGGGATCTGTCCATGGCCGAGCTGGCCGGGTTGATGGACGCCCACCCGGACCTGCGGGTTTGCTGGGTCAAGGTGCGCACCCTGGAGGGGGACGGCGTTCTCCTGCCGCCCACCGGCTTCGAGCCCGACGGTTTTATCCCCGACACAAGGGATGGCATGAGGGAGCGCTACCCCTGGCTGTTCCCGGAGCAGCACCGGGAGGATGCGGACCGGGGGGCGTTCTATGAAAACCATTTCAAGGACCTGCTGCGGTACATGATGGACCAGAAGCAGACGGTGTGGGAGCTGGGCGGCGCGGAGCACGACCAATACCAGCGGGCGCTGGACTACGTGGAGACGCATGGGGTGCAGGCCCAGGGGGTCTTTGTCAGCGGCCGCCCCGCCGACCTGGCCGCCCTGTGCGGGGAGGAGGCCGTGTCCTGGGCTTCGCTGGACTCCATCCGCCTCTACCCGGACATGAAGTAA
- a CDS encoding RNA polymerase sigma factor, with amino-acid sequence MRRDTLEELYRAHYRPALLYTLSLCGDPAQAEDIVSAAFETALLTLEEGSPGFRYWLLKVCRHRWLDEVRRGRRRHPAPPEDLPLTAPDDVLEGILQEERYAALYRALARLPERPRELLTLHYFGGLPLARVGELAGLSPGAAKTALCRARQRLRQIMEEDGYEV; translated from the coding sequence ATGCGCCGCGACACGCTGGAGGAGCTGTACCGGGCCCACTACCGCCCTGCCCTCCTCTATACGCTGTCTCTGTGCGGGGACCCGGCCCAGGCGGAGGACATCGTCTCCGCCGCCTTCGAGACCGCCCTACTCACCCTGGAGGAGGGCAGCCCCGGCTTTCGCTACTGGCTGCTGAAGGTGTGCAGGCACCGGTGGCTGGACGAGGTCCGCCGGGGAAGGCGGCGGCACCCGGCGCCGCCGGAGGACCTGCCGCTGACCGCTCCGGACGATGTGCTGGAGGGAATTTTGCAGGAGGAGCGGTACGCCGCCCTCTACCGGGCTCTGGCCAGACTGCCGGAGCGCCCCCGGGAGCTGCTGACCCTCCACTATTTCGGGGGACTGCCCCTGGCCCGGGTAGGGGAGCTGGCCGGCCTGAGTCCCGGGGCGGCCAAGACCGCCCTGTGCCGGGCCCGGCAGCGGCTGAGACAGATCATGGAGGAGGATGGCTATGAGGTTTGA
- a CDS encoding YgiQ family radical SAM protein: MNTQFLPVSKADMRARGWEDCDFLIITGDAYVDHPSFGPAIISRVLEAEGYRVAVLAQPDWKDPAAFTALGRPRLGVMVSGGNIDSMVAHYTVAKKRRRDDAYSPGNQPGLRPDRATIVYANMVRRVFGNIPLIIGGLEASLRRFAHYDYWEDKVRRSILFDSQADLLVYGMGETASRAIAARLASGTPVDQITDVRGTCFAGRHPGQCAYPMVEVPSFEAVCADKRAYAQANQVEYEEHDAVRGKAILQKHGDRLLIANPPAMPLTTAELDAVFELPYVGEPHPMYDAMGGVPAIEEVRFSIIHNRGCFGACNFCSLAFHQGRTISARSHESVLREAERLVKHPGFKGYIHDVGGPTANFRHPSCQKQLKAGMCRNRACLSPQACPNLDADETDYLKLLREIRAIPGVKKVFIRSGIRFDYLMQDRDGEFFAELVKYHVSGQLKVAPEHCVNGVLDYMGKPHVEVYEKFRQKYERLNRKYGKEQYLVPYLISSHPGCTLDDAVRLAEWLNRSGRQPEQVQDFYPTPGTLSTCMYYTGLDPRTMQPVYVPTDPHEKAMQRALMQWKRPEKRRLVLEALRRTHREDLIGYGRECLLRPDRPADGRRPAGGGASQGPKKGSRPAGQKKTAARQAACARPAAPVRKAGWAKPKPKKNARPRKGGG, encoded by the coding sequence ATGAACACCCAATTCCTCCCTGTCTCCAAAGCAGATATGAGGGCCCGCGGCTGGGAGGACTGCGATTTCCTCATCATCACCGGCGACGCCTATGTGGACCACCCCTCCTTCGGTCCGGCCATCATCTCCCGGGTGCTGGAGGCCGAGGGCTACCGGGTGGCGGTGCTGGCCCAGCCGGATTGGAAGGACCCCGCCGCCTTTACCGCCCTGGGTCGTCCCCGGCTGGGGGTGATGGTCTCCGGCGGCAACATCGACTCCATGGTGGCCCACTACACCGTGGCCAAAAAGCGCCGCCGGGACGACGCCTATTCCCCCGGGAATCAGCCCGGCCTCCGCCCCGACCGGGCCACCATCGTCTACGCCAACATGGTCCGGCGGGTCTTTGGGAACATCCCTCTCATCATCGGCGGGCTGGAGGCCAGCCTCCGCCGCTTCGCCCACTACGACTACTGGGAGGACAAGGTCCGCCGGTCCATCCTATTCGACAGCCAGGCCGACCTGCTGGTCTACGGCATGGGGGAGACCGCCAGCCGCGCCATCGCCGCCCGGCTGGCCTCAGGCACGCCGGTGGACCAGATCACCGACGTGCGGGGCACCTGCTTCGCCGGGCGGCACCCCGGCCAGTGCGCCTACCCCATGGTGGAGGTCCCCTCCTTCGAGGCGGTCTGCGCCGACAAGCGGGCCTACGCCCAGGCCAATCAGGTGGAGTACGAGGAGCACGACGCGGTGCGGGGGAAGGCCATCCTGCAAAAGCACGGGGACCGGCTGCTCATTGCCAATCCCCCCGCCATGCCCCTGACCACCGCCGAGCTGGACGCCGTGTTCGAGCTGCCCTATGTGGGAGAGCCCCATCCCATGTACGACGCCATGGGGGGCGTGCCCGCCATCGAGGAGGTCCGCTTCTCCATCATCCATAACCGGGGCTGCTTTGGGGCCTGCAACTTCTGCTCCCTGGCCTTCCACCAGGGGCGGACCATCTCCGCCCGGAGCCACGAGAGCGTGCTGCGGGAGGCGGAGCGCCTGGTGAAGCACCCCGGCTTTAAGGGCTACATCCACGACGTGGGCGGGCCCACCGCCAATTTCCGGCATCCCTCCTGTCAGAAGCAGCTCAAGGCGGGCATGTGCCGGAACCGGGCCTGCCTGTCCCCCCAGGCCTGCCCCAACCTGGACGCCGACGAGACCGACTACCTCAAGCTGCTGCGGGAGATCCGGGCCATCCCCGGCGTCAAAAAGGTGTTCATCCGCTCCGGCATCCGGTTCGACTACCTGATGCAGGACCGGGACGGGGAGTTCTTCGCCGAGCTGGTGAAATATCACGTGTCCGGCCAGCTCAAGGTGGCCCCGGAGCACTGTGTCAACGGGGTGCTGGATTACATGGGAAAGCCCCATGTGGAGGTCTATGAGAAGTTCCGGCAGAAGTACGAGCGACTCAACCGGAAGTACGGCAAGGAGCAGTACCTGGTGCCCTACCTCATCTCCTCTCACCCGGGCTGCACTCTGGACGACGCGGTGCGGCTGGCCGAGTGGCTCAACCGCTCCGGCCGTCAGCCCGAGCAGGTTCAGGACTTCTACCCCACCCCCGGCACCCTGTCCACCTGTATGTACTACACCGGCCTGGACCCCAGGACCATGCAGCCGGTCTACGTCCCCACCGATCCCCACGAGAAGGCCATGCAGCGGGCCCTGATGCAGTGGAAGCGGCCGGAAAAGCGGCGGCTGGTGCTGGAGGCCCTCCGCCGCACCCACCGGGAGGACCTGATCGGCTATGGCAGGGAGTGCCTGCTCCGGCCTGACCGTCCAGCAGACGGCCGCCGTCCGGCGGGGGGCGGGGCTTCTCAGGGCCCCAAGAAGGGCTCCCGTCCGGCGGGACAGAAAAAAACGGCGGCCCGGCAGGCTGCCTGCGCCCGCCCGGCGGCTCCCGTCCGGAAGGCGGGCTGGGCCAAGCCCAAGCCCAAGAAGAACGCCCGGCCCCGGAAGGGCGGAGGCTGA
- a CDS encoding helix-turn-helix domain-containing protein: MKFEERLKALRKQVGETQPELAKAIGISTKQVVRFEHGEQKPGFDNLWALADHFKVTVDFLMGRTDDR, encoded by the coding sequence GTGAAATTTGAAGAAAGACTCAAGGCGCTGCGAAAGCAAGTCGGTGAGACCCAGCCTGAACTGGCAAAGGCGATTGGAATTTCGACAAAGCAAGTCGTTCGCTTTGAGCACGGCGAGCAGAAGCCCGGCTTCGACAACCTCTGGGCCCTGGCCGACCACTTCAAGGTGACGGTGGACTTCCTGATGGGCCGCACCGACGACCGATAG
- a CDS encoding DUF6809 family protein produces MDTHVVSDLYFGKLDYQDDEAARVPGYLPALDEFSNAWDALRGALDAEERKLLVRLIDAHSALLEVSREEFFVRGFRLGGQLVLELAP; encoded by the coding sequence ATGGATACTCACGTTGTCAGCGACCTCTATTTCGGCAAGCTTGACTACCAAGATGATGAAGCCGCCCGGGTCCCCGGCTATCTCCCCGCTCTGGACGAGTTTTCCAACGCCTGGGACGCCCTACGCGGGGCGCTGGACGCCGAGGAGCGCAAGCTGCTGGTCCGCCTCATCGACGCCCACAGCGCCCTGCTGGAGGTCTCCCGCGAGGAATTTTTTGTCCGGGGTTTCCGTCTGGGCGGGCAGTTGGTCCTGGAGCTGGCCCCCTAA
- a CDS encoding bifunctional histidine phosphatase family protein/GNAT family N-acetyltransferase, which produces MTRMYLVRHAEAEGNLYRRIHGWYDSLITDNGYRQIAALAHRFEGIPVDAVYSSDLFRTRTTAGAICKPKGLALTTRKGLREIHLGDWEDRTWGEVARLDPAELDRFNRNAPEFRAEGGESFRELRRRTTASVRQLVRNHPGQTVAVVSHGTAIRNLLAAFQNIPEADSARLPHSDNTAVSLLEFDGDAVRVVFHDDASHLPEEISTFARQRWWKQDSGSRADSNLWFRPLDMEREGEIYRRCRREAWLNIHGSPAHYEEEGFYQDALAQWRYDRRAVTCAMLGDELAGLLQLDLQRHAEKGIGYIPFVYMMPSHRKQGLGVQLLGQAVSVYRPLGRRYLRLRCAPDNLVAQRFYKRYGFYRVGSAEGTRVPLDLLEKSIGY; this is translated from the coding sequence ATGACTCGAATGTATCTCGTCCGCCACGCGGAGGCGGAGGGCAACCTCTACCGCCGCATCCATGGCTGGTACGACAGCCTCATCACCGACAACGGCTACCGGCAGATCGCCGCCCTGGCCCACCGCTTTGAGGGCATCCCTGTGGACGCGGTCTACTCCAGCGACCTGTTCCGCACCCGCACCACCGCCGGGGCCATCTGCAAGCCCAAGGGCCTGGCCCTGACCACCCGGAAGGGGCTGCGGGAGATCCACCTGGGGGACTGGGAGGACCGGACCTGGGGCGAGGTGGCCCGGCTGGACCCGGCGGAGCTGGACCGCTTCAACCGCAACGCCCCGGAGTTTCGGGCCGAGGGGGGCGAGTCCTTCCGGGAGCTGCGGAGGCGGACCACCGCCTCGGTGCGGCAGCTCGTCCGGAACCACCCCGGCCAGACGGTGGCGGTGGTCTCCCACGGCACCGCCATCCGCAATCTGCTGGCCGCCTTCCAGAACATCCCGGAGGCCGACTCCGCCCGCCTGCCCCACAGCGACAACACCGCGGTCTCCCTGCTGGAATTTGACGGCGACGCAGTCCGGGTGGTCTTTCACGACGACGCCTCCCACCTGCCGGAGGAGATCTCCACCTTTGCCCGCCAGCGCTGGTGGAAGCAGGACAGCGGCTCCCGCGCCGACTCCAACCTGTGGTTCCGTCCCCTGGACATGGAGCGGGAGGGGGAGATCTACCGCCGGTGCCGGAGAGAGGCCTGGCTCAACATCCACGGCAGCCCCGCCCACTACGAGGAGGAGGGCTTTTATCAGGACGCCCTGGCCCAGTGGCGGTACGACCGCCGGGCGGTGACCTGCGCCATGCTGGGGGACGAGCTGGCGGGCCTGCTCCAGTTGGACCTCCAGCGCCACGCCGAGAAGGGCATCGGCTATATCCCCTTCGTCTATATGATGCCCAGCCACCGCAAGCAGGGCCTGGGGGTGCAGCTCCTGGGTCAGGCGGTGTCGGTCTACCGGCCCCTGGGGCGGCGGTACCTGCGCCTGCGCTGCGCGCCGGACAATCTGGTGGCCCAGCGGTTTTACAAGCGCTACGGCTTTTACCGGGTAGGCTCCGCCGAGGGGACACGGGTACCCCTGGACCTGCTGGAGAAGTCCATCGGGTATTAG
- a CDS encoding dihydroorotate dehydrogenase, with product MTDLTVTLAGMTLKNPVVVASGTFGFGHEYGEFYDLSELGGICIKGLTPRRREGNPAPRIAETPMGILNSVGLQNPGVDEFIRAELPYLKQFDTRIIANISGDTPEEYGVMCEKLSAAGVDMIEVNISCPNVKAGGLAYGTRPELAAEVTGIAKAHSAVPVMVKLSPNVTDVTEIARAVEGAGADAVSLINTLRGMRIDVNTRRPILKQNTGGLSGPAVLPVAVRMVWEVSGAVQIPVLGMGGVATAEDAAQLMLAGASAVAVGTACFADPYAPLKVRDGLAALAARQGLERVSQLTGAVRPW from the coding sequence ATGACTGATCTGACCGTCACCCTGGCCGGGATGACGCTGAAAAACCCCGTGGTGGTGGCCTCCGGCACCTTCGGCTTCGGCCACGAGTACGGGGAGTTCTACGACCTGAGCGAACTGGGCGGCATCTGCATCAAGGGGCTGACTCCCCGGCGGCGGGAGGGCAACCCCGCCCCCCGCATTGCCGAGACCCCCATGGGTATCCTCAACTCCGTGGGGCTCCAGAACCCGGGGGTGGACGAATTCATCCGCGCCGAGCTGCCCTATCTGAAGCAGTTCGACACCCGAATCATCGCCAACATCTCGGGCGACACGCCTGAGGAGTACGGCGTCATGTGCGAAAAGCTGTCGGCGGCGGGGGTGGATATGATCGAGGTGAACATCTCCTGCCCCAACGTGAAGGCGGGCGGGCTGGCCTACGGCACCCGGCCGGAGCTGGCCGCCGAGGTCACCGGGATCGCCAAGGCCCACTCCGCCGTGCCCGTCATGGTCAAGCTGTCCCCCAACGTCACCGACGTCACCGAGATCGCCCGGGCGGTGGAGGGAGCGGGAGCCGACGCGGTGAGCCTCATCAACACCCTGCGGGGGATGCGCATCGATGTGAATACCCGCCGCCCCATTCTGAAGCAGAACACCGGCGGCCTGTCCGGCCCCGCCGTGCTGCCTGTGGCGGTGCGGATGGTCTGGGAGGTGTCCGGCGCGGTGCAGATCCCCGTGCTGGGCATGGGGGGCGTGGCCACGGCAGAGGACGCCGCCCAGCTCATGCTGGCGGGGGCCTCCGCCGTGGCGGTGGGCACCGCCTGCTTTGCCGACCCCTACGCGCCGCTGAAGGTCCGGGACGGCCTGGCGGCCCTCGCCGCCCGGCAGGGGCTGGAGCGGGTGTCTCAGCTCACCGGGGCGGTCAGACCCTGGTAG